A DNA window from Nerophis ophidion isolate RoL-2023_Sa linkage group LG13, RoL_Noph_v1.0, whole genome shotgun sequence contains the following coding sequences:
- the LOC133564060 gene encoding integral membrane protein 2B-like translates to MVKVSFNSAFSQKDVKKDAETLISEEDKDAEAALPVRGQSRAWCWCMCLGLGLMLSGMVVAGAYLYRYYILEEGQVFVCGVNYREEDLTMAQLEKVDVDLPIPLRQLEERIRVLEREQVALIHVPVPDFEEGDPADIIHDFQRMLTVYLDLNLNRCYVIALNTSIVMPPRDFLDLLVNIKSGTYLPQSYLLHEDMVVTERLEHVDQLGYFIHKMCRGKDTFKLQRRDRILGMQKRAVLNCHKIRHFENKFVVETEICEM, encoded by the exons ATGGTGAAAGTGTCTTTTAACTCGGCCTTTTCGCAGAAAGATGTCAAAAAGGACGCGGAAACGCTGATTTCGGAGGAGGACAAA GATGCGGAGGCTGCACTTCCTGTGCGTGGACAGTCTCGGGCCTGGTGCTGGTGCATGTGCCTGGGTCTGGGCCTCATGCTGTCTGGGATGGTGGTGGCCGGAGCCTACCTGTACCGCTACTACATCCTGGAG GAGGGCCAGGTGTTTGTGTGCGGGGTCAACTACCGCGAGGAGGACCTGACCATGGCCCAACTGGAGAAG GTGGACGTGGATCTTCCAATCCCTCTGAGACAGCTGGAGGAGAGAATCCGGGTGCTGGAGAGGGAACAGGTGGCGCTCATTCACGTGCCCGTGCCCGACTTTGAGGAGGGAGACCCCGCAGACATCATCCACGACTTCCAGAGG ATGCTGACCGTCTACCTGGACCTGAACCTGAACAGGTGTTACGTCATCGCGCTCAACACCTCAATCGTCATGCCGCCACGAGACTTCCTGGACCTGCTGGTCAATATCAAG TCTGGCACCTACCTGCCCCAGTCCTACCTGCTGCACGAGGACATGGTGGTCACGGAGCGCCTGGAGCACGTGGACCAGCTGGGATACTTCATCCATAAGATGTGTCGCGGCAAGGACACCTTCAAGCTGCAGCGCCGGGACAGGATTCTGG GTATGCAGAAGCGGGCGGTGCTGAACTGCCACAAGATTCGTCACTTTGAGAACAAGTTTGTGGTGGAGACTGAGATCTGTGAGATGTGA